The Brasilonema sennae CENA114 genome includes a region encoding these proteins:
- the larB gene encoding nickel pincer cofactor biosynthesis protein LarB, with protein MSQPEEVRSLLESVANGNVTPDGALEKLKHLAYEPVGDFAKVDHHRALRTGFPEVIWGPGKTPDQIAQIMEAMRQRNSVVMATRIEPDVFAVLETKVQGLHYYNSARICAITPPTIEPQYPGTIGILSAGTADLSVAEEAAVTAELSGFHVQRLWDVGVAGIHRLLNNRHVIESASVLIVVAGMEGALPSVVAGLADCPVVAVPTSIGYGASFGGLAPLLTMLNSCAAGVGVVNIDNGFGAAVLAGQIVRTAYKLRN; from the coding sequence GTGAGTCAACCTGAAGAAGTGCGATCGCTCTTAGAATCCGTTGCCAACGGTAACGTTACTCCAGATGGAGCATTAGAAAAACTGAAACACTTAGCTTATGAACCTGTAGGCGATTTTGCCAAAGTTGACCATCATCGCGCCTTAAGAACAGGATTTCCAGAAGTCATTTGGGGACCGGGCAAAACTCCTGACCAAATTGCTCAAATTATGGAAGCTATGCGCCAGCGTAATTCAGTGGTGATGGCAACGCGCATAGAACCAGATGTTTTCGCCGTACTGGAAACAAAAGTTCAAGGTCTACATTACTACAACTCGGCGCGAATTTGTGCAATTACTCCCCCCACCATTGAACCACAGTATCCTGGCACAATTGGGATTCTTTCTGCTGGCACTGCTGATTTATCTGTCGCTGAGGAAGCTGCTGTCACCGCAGAACTTTCTGGTTTTCATGTGCAGCGTCTTTGGGATGTGGGAGTTGCAGGAATTCACCGTTTACTAAATAACCGCCATGTAATTGAATCAGCGTCAGTTTTGATTGTCGTAGCGGGGATGGAAGGCGCTTTACCCAGCGTAGTTGCGGGTTTGGCAGATTGTCCTGTTGTCGCTGTTCCTACTAGCATTGGTTACGGTGCAAGTTTTGGAGGTTTAGCGCCACTCTTGACAATGCTCAACTCTTGTGCTGCTGGTGTGGGTGTGGTGAATATTGATAATGGTTTTGGTGCTGCGGTGTTGGCTGGGCAAATTGTGCGTACAGCTTATAAATTAAGGAATTAG
- a CDS encoding M20/M25/M40 family metallo-hydrolase — protein sequence MKKMKIVTFLLILFFAFIGVYQLNPPAAAPINAPLAEFSSGRAMKHLEAIAQKPHPIGSPEHTKVRDYILQELTAQGLSPTVQKTTVVNPRWGTPFVAGTVHNIIARLQGTNNTKAILVAAHYDSVPNGSGASDDGAAVVAMLETIRALRAGSPLRNDVIFLISDGEEPGLLGAKAFVDEHPWAKDVGLVLNFEARGNNGASVMFETSSDNGWLIQEFAKAATHPVANSLTYSIYKLLPNDTDLTMFKQAGFPGFNFAYLNGVIHYHTFSDNLENIDQRSLQHHGDYALALTRHFGNLDLKDTKKSDCVYFDILGLALIHYPSLWVAPLTVFVVLLFVGVVVLGFRRKQLTFSGISLGFLAFVLSIVSASLIVTLTWWMIGSLHSGYKAFPQGDTYNSQFYMLSFVALTIAITSGLYVWFRKKISIQNLTLGALLWWLIFMVLTSVYLPGASYLFTWPLLFSLVGLGFIFADNRDCAKVKRLVVLTACAIPGIILLAPTIYLVFVALTLELSFVVMVLVVLLLGLLIPHLCLMAIPNKWLLPTASILVSLSFIVLGSLTAGFDASHPKPNSIFYGLNADTRKAIWASADKQPDEWTSQFLSKDTEQTKLAEYFPTVSRKFLKSQAPVVQLTTPLIEPLSNDVRDGTRTVRMRITSPRQARIIRIYLDSNTEVLGAALNGKKIDNYTSDRTASAKEWGFNYFALPKEGIELTLAVKPSQPLKLKAVDQSDGLPEIPGKSFPARPKYMMPTGFASGVSDSTLVSKSFTF from the coding sequence ATGAAAAAGATGAAAATCGTTACCTTTTTGTTAATTCTCTTTTTTGCATTCATTGGGGTTTACCAGCTAAATCCTCCCGCCGCAGCACCCATAAACGCACCTCTAGCGGAGTTTTCTTCTGGTCGTGCGATGAAACACCTTGAGGCGATCGCCCAAAAACCTCACCCAATTGGTTCACCTGAACACACAAAAGTACGCGATTACATCTTACAAGAATTGACCGCTCAGGGACTTAGCCCAACAGTTCAGAAAACAACGGTTGTCAACCCTAGATGGGGTACTCCATTTGTAGCCGGAACTGTACATAATATTATTGCCAGACTACAAGGAACAAATAACACTAAGGCTATTTTAGTTGCCGCTCACTACGACTCAGTGCCAAACGGTTCTGGTGCCAGTGATGATGGTGCTGCTGTCGTGGCAATGCTAGAAACTATTAGAGCTTTAAGAGCAGGTTCACCCTTAAGAAATGATGTTATTTTTCTCATCAGTGATGGTGAAGAACCAGGGCTTTTAGGAGCAAAAGCTTTTGTAGATGAACATCCTTGGGCTAAAGATGTTGGACTTGTGCTCAATTTTGAAGCCCGTGGAAATAACGGTGCTTCAGTAATGTTTGAAACTAGCAGTGATAATGGATGGCTGATTCAGGAGTTTGCTAAAGCCGCCACCCATCCAGTTGCCAATTCACTCACTTATAGCATTTATAAGCTTTTGCCAAATGATACCGATTTAACGATGTTCAAACAGGCGGGATTTCCTGGATTTAATTTTGCTTATTTGAATGGTGTCATTCATTATCACACTTTTTCTGACAATCTGGAAAATATTGATCAGCGCAGCCTCCAGCACCACGGCGACTATGCCTTGGCTTTGACACGTCATTTTGGCAACTTAGATTTAAAAGATACAAAAAAAAGCGATTGTGTCTATTTTGACATCTTAGGCTTAGCTCTTATTCACTACCCCAGTCTGTGGGTTGCTCCTTTGACAGTTTTTGTAGTTTTATTATTTGTTGGGGTGGTGGTACTCGGTTTTAGAAGAAAGCAGTTGACGTTCTCTGGTATTAGTTTAGGCTTTCTTGCTTTTGTGTTAAGTATTGTCAGTGCTTCGCTGATTGTGACACTTACCTGGTGGATGATAGGGAGCTTGCACAGTGGGTATAAAGCATTTCCTCAGGGCGATACTTATAACAGCCAATTTTACATGTTAAGCTTTGTAGCCCTCACCATTGCCATTACCTCAGGTCTTTATGTTTGGTTCCGCAAAAAGATAAGTATACAAAACTTAACACTTGGCGCATTGCTTTGGTGGCTGATATTTATGGTGCTGACTAGCGTGTATTTGCCCGGTGCTAGTTATCTATTTACATGGCCGCTACTGTTTAGTCTTGTAGGATTGGGGTTTATATTTGCTGACAATCGGGATTGTGCCAAGGTCAAACGCTTGGTAGTCCTAACTGCTTGCGCCATTCCAGGCATCATCCTGCTTGCTCCCACAATTTACTTGGTATTCGTCGCACTTACCCTAGAATTGTCTTTTGTGGTAATGGTTCTGGTCGTGCTACTACTTGGATTGCTAATTCCCCACCTTTGCCTGATGGCAATTCCAAACAAATGGTTGTTGCCCACCGCTTCAATACTGGTAAGTTTAAGTTTTATTGTCCTCGGTAGCTTAACAGCAGGTTTTGACGCTAGCCATCCCAAACCAAACAGTATCTTTTATGGTTTGAATGCCGACACAAGGAAAGCAATCTGGGCGAGTGCTGATAAACAACCAGACGAGTGGACATCCCAGTTCCTTTCTAAGGATACAGAACAAACTAAATTAGCTGAATATTTTCCTACAGTCTCAAGGAAATTTCTCAAAAGTCAGGCTCCTGTAGTACAACTGACTACACCCCTAATCGAGCCACTCAGTAACGACGTGCGTGATGGCACCAGAACTGTACGTATGCGTATTACCTCGCCTCGCCAAGCACGTATTATACGTATATACTTAGACTCAAATACAGAAGTTCTCGGGGCAGCACTGAATGGGAAGAAAATCGACAACTATACAAGTGATCGCACTGCCTCTGCAAAGGAGTGGGGTTTCAATTATTTTGCCCTTCCTAAAGAAGGTATAGAGCTAACTTTGGCAGTAAAGCCATCCCAACCCTTAAAGCTAAAAGCGGTGGATCAATCAGATGGGCTTCCAGAAATACCTGGCAAATCTTTCCCAGCAAGACCGAAGTATATGATGCCCACAGGATTTGCATCTGGAGTTAGTGATTCGACTCTAGTAAGCAAATCGTTTACTTTTTGA